The following proteins are encoded in a genomic region of Triticum dicoccoides isolate Atlit2015 ecotype Zavitan chromosome 1B, WEW_v2.0, whole genome shotgun sequence:
- the LOC119338984 gene encoding expansin-B3-like, which yields MAPLSSKAVALVALSSLLVTYAAGAGNFNDSAFTADPNWEDARATWYGAPTGAGPDDDGGACGFKNTNQYPFSSMTSCGNEPIFKDGKGCGSCYQIRCTNDQSCSGNPETVVITDMNYYPVAKYHFDLSGTAFGAMAKPGLSEKLRHSGIIDIQFKRVPCEFPGLKVTFHVEQGSNPVYFAVLVEYEDGDGDVVQVDLMEANSGTWTPMRESWGSIWRLDSGHRLQAPFSMRITNESGKTLVADKVIPANWAPSTFYRSIVQYS from the exons ATGGCTCCTCTTTCGTCCAAGGCCGTTGCACTCGTTGCACTGTCCTCCCTCCTCGTCACCTACGCCGCCGGCGCCGGGAACTTCAACGATTCCGCCTTCACCGCCGACCCCAACTGGGAGGACGCCAGGGCCACCTGGTACGGCGCGCCCACCGGTGCCGGCCCCGACGACGACG GTGGTGCGTGCGGGTTCAAAAACACCAACCAGTACCCCTTCTCCTCCATGACATCGTGCGGCAACGAGCCCATCTTCAAGGACGGCAAGGGATGCGGCTCCTGCTACCAG ATACGATGCACCAACGACCAGTCCTGCTCCGGCAACCCGGAGACGGTGGTCATCACCGACATGAACTACTACCCGGTTGCCAAGTACCACTTCGACCTGAGTGGCACCGCCTTCGGCGCCATGGCCAAGCCCGGCCTCAGCGAGAAGCTCCGCCACTCGGGCATCATCGACATCCAGTTCAAGAG AGTGCCGTGCGAGTTCCCCGGTCTCAAGGTGACGTTCCACGTGGAGCAGGGGTCGAACCCGGTGTACTTCGCGGTGCTGGTGGAGTAcgaggacggcgacggcgacgtggTGCAGGTGGACCTCATGGAGGCCAACTCCGGGACGTGGACGCCGATGCGCGAGTCATGGGGGTCTATCTGGCGGCTGGACTCCGGCCACCGCCTCCAGGCGCCCTTCTCCATGCGCATCACCAACGAGTCCGGCAAGACGCTGGTGGCCGACAAGGTCATCCCGGCCAACTGGGCGCCCAGCACCTTCTACCGTTCCATCGTCCAGTACAGCTGA